One Halichoerus grypus chromosome 1, mHalGry1.hap1.1, whole genome shotgun sequence genomic region harbors:
- the RAD54L2 gene encoding helicase ARIP4, which translates to MSDESASGSDPDLDPDVELEDAEEEEEEEEVAVEEHGRDDTEDLLDDPSLEDMCGTECAQLEEDGQRPPRCTSTTSSQSEPSEQLRRHQGKSLASEDPKKKRAQKPSHMRRNIRKLLREDQLEPVTKAAQQEELERRKRLEQQRKDYAAPIPTVPLEFLPEEIVLRASDGPQLPPRVLAQEVICLDSSSGSEDEKSSRDEVIELSSGEEDTLHIVDSSESVSEEDEEEEKGGTHVNDILNQRDALGRVLVNLNHPPEEENVFLAPQLARAVKPHQIGGIRFLYDNLVESLERFKTSSGFGCILAHSMGLGKTLQVISFIDVLFRHTPAKTVLAIVPVNTLQNWLAEFNMWLPAPEALPADNKPEEVQPRFFKVHILNDEHKTMAARAKVMADWVSEGGVLLMGYEMYRLLTLKKSFATGRSKKTKKRSHPVIIDLDEEDRQQEFRREFEKALCRPGPDVVICDEGHRIKNCQASTSQALKNIRSRRRVVLTGYPLQNNLIEYWCMVDFVRPDFLGTRQEFSNMFERPILNGQCIDSTPQDVRLMRYRSHVLHSLLEGFVQRRGHTVLKIHLPAKEENVILVRLSKIQRDLYTQFMDRFRDCGSSGWLGLNPLKAFCVCCKIWNHPDVLYEALQKESLANEQDLDVEELGSAGTSARCPSQGTKGKGEDSTLASSMGEATNSKYLQGVGFNPFQERGNNIVTYEWAKDLLTNYQTGVLENSPKMVLLFHLIEESVKLGDKILVFSQSLSTLALIEEFLGKREVPCLPGADGQGGQKWVRNVSYFRLDGSTPAFERERLINQFNDPSNLTTWLFLLSTRAGCLGVNLIGANRVVVFDASWNPCHDAQAVCRVYRYGQKKPCHIYRLVADFTLEKKIYDRQISKQGMSDRVVDDLNPMLNFTRKEVENLLHFVEKEPAPQASLNIKGIKEPVLQLACLKYPHLITKEPFEHESLLLNRKDHKLTKAEKKAAKKSYEEDKRTSVPYTRPSYAQYYPASDQSLTSIPAFSQRNWQPTLKSDEKPVASVRPVQSTPIPMMPRHVPLGGSVSSASSTNPAMNFPINYLQRAGVLVQKVVTTTDIVIPGLNSSTDVQARINAGESIHIIRGTKGTYIRTSDGRIFAVRATGKPKVPEDGRMAASGSQGPSLESTSNGRHSASSPKAPDPEGLARPVSPDSPEIISELQQYADVAAARESQQSSPSSNAALPGPPGQLVDSSAVPGTALGTEPRHGGHCLNSSLLVTGQPCGDRNPVLDLRGHKRKLATPPAAQESARRRSRKGHLPAPVQPYEHGYPVSGGFAMPPVSLNHNLTAPFTSQAGENSLFMGSTPSYYQLSNLLADARLVFPVTTDPLVPAGPVSSSSTATSVTASNPTFMLNPSVPGILPNYSLPFSQPLLSEPRMFAPFPSPVLPSNLSRGMSVYPGYMSPHAGYPAGGLLRSQVPPFDSHEVAEVGFSSNDDEDKDDDVIEVTGK; encoded by the exons AAAGCTGCTCCGGGAGGATCAGTTGGAGCCGGTTACCAAAGCAGCACAACAGGAAGAGTTGGAAAGAAGGAAACGCCTGGAGCAACAGAGGAAGGATTATGCCGCCCCCATTCCTACAGTTCCCCTGGAGTTCCTTCCCG AGGAAATTGTCTTAAGAGCAAGCGATGGTCCGCAACTGCCTCCTCGGGTCCTGGCCCAGGAAGTCATTTGTTTGGACAGCAGCAGTGGCAGTGAGGACGAAAAAAGCAGTCGAGATG AGGTGATTGAACTGAGCTCTGGAGAGGAGGACACTCTGCACATTGTGGACAGCAGTGAGTCTGTCAGTGAAGAggatgaagaagaggagaagggtgGCACCCATGTGAACGATATTTTAAATCAGCGTGATGCTCTGGGGCGGGTCCTCGTCAACCTGAACCACCCTCCAGAGGAGGAGAATGTCTTCCTGGCCCCGCAGTTGGCACGGGCAGTGAAACCTCATCAG ATTGGTGGGATCCGGTTCCTGTATGATAACCTGGTTGAATCCCTGGAGAGGTTTAAGACCAGTAGTGGCTTTGGCTGTATCCTGGCCCACAGCATGGGTCTGGGGAAAACTTTGCAAGTGATATCCTTCATCGATGTCCTCTTCCGCCACACGCCAGCCAAAACTGTCCTTGCCATTGTGCCG GTTAATACTCTTCAGAATTGGCTGGCAGAGTTCAACATGTGGCTTCCAGCTCCTGAAGCCCTTCCAGCTGACAACAAGCCTGAAGAAGTCCAGCCTCGCTTCTTTAAAGTTCACATCTTGAATGATGAGCACAA GACAATGGCAGCTCGTGCTAAAGTGATGGCTGATTGGGTGTCAGAGGGTGGGGTGCTGCTGATGGGGTACGAAATGTACAGACTCCTCACCCTGAAGAAATCCTTTGCCACAGGTAGATCGAAGAAAACCAAGAAACGTTCTCACCCGGTCATCATTGATCTGGATGAGGAAGATCGACAGCAGGAGTTTCGGAGAG AGTTTGAGAAGGCCTTATGCCGCCCTGGCCCTGATGTGGTGATCTGTGACGAGGGACACCGCATCAAAAACTGCCAGGCCAGCACCTCACAGGCCCTGAAGAACATTCGCTCTCGCCGTCGGGTGGTGCTGACCGGGTACCCCCTGCAGAACAACCTCATTGAGTACTGGTGCATGGTCGACTTTGTTCGCCCAGACTTCCTCGGCACCCGGCAGGAGTTCAGCAACATGTTTGAGCGCCCTATCCTGAATGGACAGTGTATTGACAGCACGCCTCAGGATGTCCGCCTAATGCGGTACCGGAGCCATGTCTTGCACAGCCTCCTGGAGGGCTTTGTGCAGAG GAGAGGCCACACTGTGCTGAAGATTCATCTCCCTGCCAAGGAAGAAAATGTAATCCTGGTGCGGCTCTCGAAGATCCAGCGAGATTTGTACACACAGTTCATGGACCGCTTCCGAGACTGTGGTAGCAGTGGCTGGCTGGGGCTGAACCCCCTTAAGGCTTTCTGCGTGTGCTGCAAG atctggaatCACCCGGATGTGCTATATGAAGCCCTTCAGAAGGAGAGTCTGGCCAATGAGCAAGACCTAGATGTGGAAGAGCTTGGCTCAGCGGGGACTAGTGCCCGCTGCCCGTCACAGGGAACAAAAGGCAAGGGGGAGGACAGCACCTTGGCCTCCTCAATGGGAGAGGCAACCAACAGCAAATACCTACAGGGGGTTGGCTTCAACCCTTTCCAGGAGCGCGGCAACAACATTGTCACATATGAATGG GCCAAGGACCTTTTGACTAATTACCAGACTGGGGTCTTAGAGAACTCTCCCAAGATGGTACTGCTTTTCCACCTGATTGAGGAAAGTGTGAAGCTTGGGGATAAGATTCTCGTGTTCAG CCAGAGCCTTTCCACCTTGGCTCTCATCGAGGAGTTCCTAGGGAAACGAGAAGTGCCCTGTCTACCTGGTGCTGATGGGCAAGGAGGACAGAAGTGGGTTCGAAACGTCAGCTACTTCC GGCTAGATGGTAGCACCCCTGCCTTTGAGAGGGAGCGGCTCATTAATCAGTTCAATGATCCCAGCAACCTCACCACCTGGCTGTTCCTTCTGTCCACAAG GGCCGGGTGCTTGGGTGTGAATCTGATCGGTGCCAACCGAGTGGTGGTGTTTGATGCTTCCTGGAACCCTTGCCATGATGCCCAGGCAGTATGTCGGGTATACCGTTATGGCCAGAAAAAGCCCTGTCACATTTATCGCCTTGTGGCTGATTTCACCCTTGAAAAGAAGATCTATGACCGTCAGATTTCCAAGCAGGGCATGTCAG ATCGAGTGGTAGATGATCTTAATCCAATGCTGAACTTTACCCGGAAAGAGGTGGAGAACCTACTGCACTTTGTTGAGAAGGAGCCAGCTCCCCAAGCATCCTTGAACATAAAGGGGATCAAGGAGCCAGTCCTGCAACTTGCCTGTCTGAAGTACCCTCACCTCATCACCAAG GAGCCTTTTGAGCATGAGTCATTGCTCCTTAACCGAAAGGATCACAAGCTGACCAAGGCTGAGaaaaaagcagcaaagaaaaGCTATGAGGAAGACAAGCGCACATCCGTCCCCTACACCCGCCCGTCATATGCGCAGTATTACCCTGCCAGTGACCAGAGCCTGACCAGCATCCCTGCTTTCAGTCAGAGAAACTG GCAGCCAACACTGAAGAGTGATGAGAAGCCTGTGGCCAGTGTTCGTCCTGTGCAGTCCACTCCCATCCCCATGATGCCCCGGCATGTCCCACTGGGAGGCAGTGTAAGCTCTGCCTCCAGCACAAATCCAGCTATGAACTTCCCGATCAACTACCTGCAGCGTGCGGGGGTCCTTGTGCAGAAGGTGGTCACCACAACAG ATATTGTTATTCCTGGACTCAACAGCTCCACAGATGTACAGGCAAGAATTAATGCTGGTGAGAGCATCCACATCATCCGTGGGACAAAAG gGACGTACATCCGCACCAGTGACGGGCGGATCTTTGCTGTCCGGGCAACTGGCAAACCGAAGGTCCCGGAAGATGGTCGGATGGCTGCCTCAG GTTCCCAGGGGCCTTCTCTCGAGTCCACAAGCAACGGCAGACACAGTGCCTCATCACCCAAAGCTCCTGACCCTGAGGGGCTGGCCAGGCCCGTCTCTCCAGACAGCCCGGAGATCATCAGTGAGCTCCAGCAGTATGCAGATGTGGCTGCCGCCAGGGAATCCCAACAGAGCTCCCCAAGCTCCAATGCCGCCCTGCCTGGCCCCCCGGGCCAACTTGTGGACAGCAGTGCTGTTCCTGGGACAGCTCTCGGGACTGAACCTCGACATGGGGGTCATTGCCTCAATAGTTCCCTCTTGGTGACCGGCCAGCCCTGTGGTGACAGGAACCCAGTGTTGGACTTACGGGGCCATAAGCGAAAGTTGGCCACACCACCTGCTGCCCAGGAGTCAGCCCGCCGGCGGTCCAGGAAGGGCCACCTGCCAGCCCCCGTGCAGCCATATGAACACGGGTATCCAGTTTCTGGCGGGTTTGCCATGCCACCCGTCTCCTTAAATCATAACCTCACCGCTCCCTTCACCTCCCAGGCTGGGGAGAACTCCTTGTTTATGGGCAGTACCCCCTCCTACTACCAGCTGTCCAATTTGCTGGCAGATGCCCGCCTGGTGTTTCCAGTGACTACTGACCCTCTGGTGCCAGCAGGCCCCGTCAGTTCCTCTTCCACGGCTACCTCAGTCACTGCCAGCAACCCCACCTTCATGCTCAACCCCTCTGTTCCAGGGATACTACCCAACTACTCACTCCCATTCTCACAGCCACTCCTGTCTGAGCCGAGGATGTTCGCGCCTTTTCCTTCCCCTGTCTTACCCAGCAACCTTTCACGGGGCATGTCTGTCTACCCAGGCTACATGTCCCCACATGCAGGCTACCCAGCTGGCGGCCTCCTCCGGTCCCAGGTGCCTCCATTTGACTCTCATGAGGTTGCTGAGGTGGGGTTCAGCTCCAATGATGATGAGGATAAGGACGATGATGTGATAGAGGTCACTGGGAAATAG